Proteins from a genomic interval of Clostridium sp. M62/1:
- a CDS encoding SAM-dependent methyltransferase, producing MFEAVEEKAMVEFLGRFTDYPFIIKFGDRSYPIGSGEPAFTVSFKKAIPMSKLLTSTSLALGEAYMDGDLEVEGNLYNALDHFLGQMGKFSTDEHALKKLIHSSTSKKNQAKEVTSHYDLGNDFYKLWLDKTMSYSCAYFKTPEDSLETAQKNKVDYILEKLWLKEGMSLLDIGCGWGFLLIEAAKKYKIKGTGITLSHEQYREFEKRIQDEGLQDSLTVKLMDYRDLKGSGLSFDRVVSVGMLEHVGRDNYQLFIDCVDSVLKDGGMFLLHFISALKEHPGDPWIKKYIFPGGMIPSLREMISALAEDSFHTLDVENLRLHYNKTLLCWEKNYREHMEEARAMFDERFLRMWELYLSSCAATFHNGIIDIHQILCTKGINNEIPMVRWY from the coding sequence ATGTTTGAAGCAGTAGAAGAAAAAGCCATGGTAGAATTTCTCGGACGTTTTACAGATTATCCCTTTATAATAAAGTTTGGTGACCGTTCTTACCCCATCGGAAGCGGAGAGCCGGCTTTTACCGTTTCTTTCAAAAAAGCGATCCCCATGTCAAAGCTCCTGACCAGTACTTCTCTGGCTCTGGGCGAGGCCTACATGGACGGCGATCTGGAGGTGGAGGGAAATCTCTACAATGCTCTGGATCACTTTCTGGGACAGATGGGAAAATTTTCAACGGATGAACATGCCCTGAAAAAGCTGATTCACTCCTCCACCTCAAAGAAAAATCAGGCAAAGGAGGTAACCAGCCATTACGATCTGGGAAATGATTTTTATAAGCTATGGCTGGACAAGACCATGAGCTATTCCTGCGCCTATTTTAAGACGCCGGAGGACAGCCTGGAGACAGCCCAGAAAAATAAGGTTGACTACATTCTCGAAAAGCTGTGGCTGAAGGAGGGAATGTCTCTTCTGGATATCGGCTGCGGATGGGGCTTTCTTCTGATTGAGGCTGCAAAGAAGTATAAGATTAAGGGCACAGGCATTACTCTGAGCCATGAACAGTACAGAGAATTTGAAAAACGCATTCAGGATGAAGGCCTTCAGGATTCCCTCACGGTCAAGCTGATGGATTACAGAGATTTGAAGGGAAGCGGCCTGTCCTTTGACCGTGTGGTGAGCGTAGGGATGCTGGAGCATGTGGGACGTGACAACTATCAGCTCTTTATAGACTGTGTGGACAGTGTATTAAAAGACGGAGGCATGTTCCTGCTCCACTTTATCAGCGCTTTAAAGGAGCATCCGGGAGATCCCTGGATCAAAAAATATATCTTCCCGGGAGGGATGATCCCAAGCCTGCGGGAAATGATCTCCGCCCTGGCAGAAGACAGCTTCCACACCCTTGACGTGGAAAATCTCCGCCTCCACTACAACAAAACCCTGCTCTGCTGGGAGAAGAACTACAGAGAGCATATGGAGGAGGCCCGCGCCATGTTTGACGAGCGCTTCCTGCGAATGTGGGAACTGTATCTGTCCTCCTGCGCAGCCACCTTCCACAACGGCATCATTGACATCCATCAGATCCTCTGCACAAAGGGCATCAACAATGAGATTCCCATGGTAAGATGGTATTAA
- a CDS encoding sugar O-acetyltransferase → MDLREIQERMNTGRLYYANDSELAKEQEKQMELLYEYNHTRPSEGEKRDSLMREMFAEVGENCYIEPPLHANWAGKFVHMGKGVYANFNLTLVDDAEIFIGDHVMFGPNAVVCTGTHPVCPELRKKQAQYNLSVKIGNNVWVGAGAVILPGVTVGENSVIGAGSVVTKDIPDNVVAVGNPCRVLRAITQEDRKYFRRGMEIDID, encoded by the coding sequence ATGGATTTAAGGGAAATTCAGGAGAGGATGAATACAGGACGCCTCTACTATGCCAATGACAGCGAGCTGGCGAAGGAGCAGGAAAAACAGATGGAGCTGCTCTATGAGTACAACCATACAAGGCCGTCTGAGGGAGAAAAAAGAGACAGCCTGATGAGGGAAATGTTTGCAGAGGTAGGGGAAAACTGTTATATAGAGCCTCCCCTTCACGCCAACTGGGCAGGAAAATTTGTACATATGGGAAAAGGTGTCTATGCCAATTTCAATCTGACTCTGGTGGACGATGCGGAGATCTTTATCGGGGACCATGTCATGTTTGGACCCAATGCAGTGGTCTGTACGGGAACACACCCAGTCTGCCCGGAGCTTCGCAAAAAGCAGGCCCAGTATAATCTTTCTGTAAAGATTGGAAATAACGTCTGGGTCGGAGCAGGCGCCGTGATTCTTCCAGGCGTGACGGTGGGAGAAAATTCCGTGATCGGGGCCGGGAGCGTAGTTACGAAGGACATACCGGACAATGTGGTGGCAGTAGGGAACCCCTGCCGCGTACTCCGAGCCATCACCCAGGAGGACAGAAAGTATTTCCGCCGCGGGATGGAAATCGACATTGATTAA
- a CDS encoding MurR/RpiR family transcriptional regulator — protein MLLVQLREMKNFTNHERDVAEYILGHMDQIPDISAGELARASLTSKATVVRLSKKLGLSGYQELKLRLVAEMNQSERISQLISKEPITGNSSYSDIILTLPGLYDKAITNTRLTLDKNTMMRIGRFLQGAECIDIYGTGISYVLAQAAAFKFATLGLECSAYESINGHYLAARKHKRTVAFLISFTGANRTVERMGEYLMTATNNHIVGILGPHSQVTGKWCHEVVEIPNRDSVLSLDVITSFMAGNYVFDIFFSMLLAGCQEEHVKSSLEMQKHESLLLNSAGEEP, from the coding sequence ATGCTTCTGGTACAGCTCAGAGAGATGAAAAATTTCACAAACCACGAGAGGGATGTGGCAGAGTATATTTTAGGACATATGGACCAGATTCCGGATATCTCTGCCGGCGAGCTGGCCAGAGCCTCCCTCACCAGCAAGGCTACGGTTGTCAGGCTCAGCAAAAAGCTGGGACTGTCAGGCTACCAGGAGCTGAAGCTCAGGCTGGTGGCGGAGATGAACCAGAGCGAGCGGATCAGCCAGCTAATCTCAAAGGAGCCCATTACAGGAAACAGCTCCTACTCCGACATTATCCTCACCCTTCCGGGACTTTACGACAAGGCGATCACCAATACGCGTCTGACCCTTGATAAAAATACTATGATGCGGATCGGGCGTTTTCTGCAGGGGGCAGAGTGCATTGACATCTACGGCACCGGGATCAGCTATGTGCTGGCACAGGCGGCCGCCTTTAAGTTTGCCACGCTGGGACTGGAATGCTCCGCCTATGAGAGCATAAACGGCCACTACCTGGCAGCCAGAAAGCATAAAAGGACAGTGGCCTTCCTCATCAGCTTTACCGGGGCAAACAGGACGGTGGAGCGGATGGGAGAGTACCTGATGACGGCCACCAACAATCACATCGTAGGAATTCTGGGGCCTCACAGCCAGGTTACAGGAAAATGGTGCCACGAGGTGGTGGAGATCCCAAACAGGGATTCTGTATTGAGCCTGGATGTGATTACCTCCTTTATGGCCGGCAACTATGTGTTCGACATCTTCTTTTCCATGCTTCTGGCAGGGTGCCAGGAGGAGCATGTGAAATCCTCGCTGGAAATGCAGAAGCACGAATCGCTTTTGCTGAACAGTGCCGGAGAGGAGCCTTAA
- a CDS encoding beta-glucoside-specific PTS transporter subunit IIABC → MGKYQELAADIVRNVGGRENVAGLVHCITRLRFTLKDESLANDDVLKGMSGVVTVMKSGGQYQVVIGNHVAEVYEDVLPLLDLREDGDVNQADGSGAGKKRLLDRAIDVVSGIFQPILGIMAACGMLKGFNTLFEALGFYTETSGIYMVINAAGDALFNFLPLFLGYTAAKKFHLKPMLGLAVGAAMCYPSIQLGSLEAGGTALYTLFEGTMFASPVYLTFLGIPVIAANYTGTVIPVILAVWFASKCEKLFNRIVPDLVKFFFVPMLTLLVTLPVTLLLLGPAATFGSILISEFTLAIRDFSPLVAGAVVGFTWQLLVIFGLHWGFIPVYINNVMTLGYDNVMMPFFACTFATSAVVLAIFFKTRDKKLKEMAIPNFISGIFGVTEPAIYGILLPLKKPFVISCIAGGIGGAFYGHFNFRKFILGGMGIFELPNMMNPDGTMGNIIVAFAGIAISMAVGFVLTMMFYRDEKEKVQKLAEDTESLSEKVEEEITVYSPLKGTVIPLDQVEDEAFSSGVLGKGAAVIPEEGVLWAPADGTISAMFPTGHAIGMVTESGAEVLMHVGMDTVKLNGEGFKPLIKAGDQVRKGQPLLEFDMKLIQETGYSLVTPVLVTNYMQYGEIRTLKTGAADRGEALLSVWPKEETKG, encoded by the coding sequence ATGGGGAAGTATCAGGAGCTTGCCGCTGACATTGTAAGGAATGTGGGGGGCAGAGAAAATGTGGCAGGGCTTGTCCACTGCATCACAAGACTTCGCTTTACGCTGAAGGATGAGAGTCTGGCAAACGACGACGTCTTAAAAGGGATGAGCGGCGTTGTGACGGTGATGAAGAGCGGCGGCCAGTACCAGGTGGTAATCGGAAATCATGTGGCGGAGGTATATGAGGACGTGCTGCCTCTCCTCGATCTGAGGGAAGACGGGGATGTGAATCAGGCAGACGGCAGCGGGGCAGGGAAGAAGAGGCTGTTGGACCGTGCCATTGATGTGGTGTCAGGAATTTTTCAGCCCATTCTTGGAATCATGGCTGCCTGCGGTATGCTGAAGGGCTTTAATACCCTGTTTGAAGCGCTTGGATTCTATACCGAGACCAGCGGAATTTACATGGTGATCAATGCGGCCGGGGATGCCCTGTTTAACTTCCTGCCGCTGTTTCTGGGATACACGGCTGCAAAGAAATTTCATTTAAAGCCCATGCTGGGACTTGCCGTCGGTGCGGCCATGTGCTATCCCTCCATTCAGCTTGGAAGCCTGGAAGCCGGGGGAACGGCTCTCTATACGCTGTTTGAGGGAACGATGTTCGCCTCTCCGGTGTATCTGACCTTTCTAGGGATTCCGGTCATTGCGGCCAACTATACGGGAACGGTAATCCCTGTGATCCTGGCTGTGTGGTTTGCGTCGAAATGCGAAAAGCTGTTTAACAGGATTGTACCGGATCTGGTGAAGTTTTTCTTTGTCCCGATGCTGACCCTTCTGGTGACGCTACCGGTGACGCTGCTTCTCTTAGGCCCTGCGGCAACCTTCGGCTCCATTCTGATATCTGAATTTACCCTGGCAATCAGGGATTTCAGCCCGTTGGTGGCAGGTGCGGTAGTAGGTTTCACCTGGCAGCTCCTTGTCATCTTCGGACTGCACTGGGGCTTTATTCCAGTCTACATCAACAATGTCATGACCCTGGGCTACGACAATGTCATGATGCCGTTTTTCGCCTGCACCTTTGCAACCTCAGCGGTTGTGCTGGCAATCTTTTTCAAGACAAGGGACAAGAAATTAAAGGAGATGGCGATCCCGAACTTTATCTCCGGCATTTTCGGAGTGACAGAGCCGGCCATCTACGGAATCCTGCTTCCGCTGAAAAAGCCCTTTGTGATCAGCTGCATTGCCGGCGGTATCGGGGGAGCCTTTTACGGACACTTTAACTTCCGAAAGTTTATTCTGGGCGGAATGGGAATCTTTGAGCTTCCAAACATGATGAATCCAGATGGCACGATGGGAAATATCATTGTAGCTTTTGCAGGAATTGCCATTTCCATGGCAGTGGGCTTTGTGCTGACCATGATGTTCTACAGGGATGAGAAAGAGAAGGTACAGAAGCTGGCAGAGGATACAGAGAGTCTGTCTGAAAAGGTGGAAGAAGAAATCACTGTGTACAGCCCGCTGAAGGGGACAGTGATCCCTCTTGACCAGGTGGAGGACGAGGCCTTTTCCAGCGGAGTTCTCGGAAAAGGGGCGGCGGTGATCCCGGAAGAGGGAGTGCTGTGGGCGCCGGCTGACGGAACCATCTCTGCTATGTTCCCCACCGGCCACGCCATCGGAATGGTGACGGAAAGCGGAGCCGAGGTGCTGATGCATGTGGGAATGGATACGGTAAAGCTGAATGGAGAGGGCTTTAAACCTCTGATCAAGGCAGGCGATCAGGTCAGAAAGGGGCAGCCGCTCCTGGAATTTGACATGAAGCTGATTCAGGAGACTGGCTATTCGCTGGTGACGCCTGTCCTGGTTACCAATTACATGCAGTACGGCGAGATCAGGACGCTCAAAACGGGAGCGGCAGACAGAGGAGAGGCGCTGCTCTCTGTATGGCCTAAGGAAGAGACCAAGGGATGA